One Juglans microcarpa x Juglans regia isolate MS1-56 unplaced genomic scaffold, Jm3101_v1.0 JmScfU0043, whole genome shotgun sequence DNA window includes the following coding sequences:
- the LOC121245505 gene encoding UPF0481 protein At3g47200-like, giving the protein MEIIRQEVGQIELMSEKKNDTAFLKMLVLDGCFILELFRILGKSEPKKIESDHPLASVACAIPYFYGDLLLHENQIPFVLLKKLFETSKMPDEDYPLSLLALRFFNKVMRRSEKDLEEMSEKVVINDSLHLLNLVRSSFITPDLDKPPATVKKTETVPAIYCITKLLKAGIKIKLREAADNFLAVKFNEDNGVIEMPKITVDYFMHSFVVNCRAFEQLDNKSSKHITVYAYFLDCLVNTAKDDEYLYEHNIIDSYVGKNSEVVQFINKLGKEMDVKTNRFYLYDFFRKVDARYNKTWKSNCGVQHMHVFHEQLERCPYGKLDHAQVVRGVLD; this is encoded by the exons ATGGAAATCATACGCCAAGAAGTTGGACAGATCGAGCTCATGTCCGAGAAGAAGAACGATACCGCGTTCCTCAAAATGCTGGTTCTTGATGGTTGTTTTATATTAGAATTGTTTCGAATACTTGGAAAATCGGAACCGAAAAAGATCGAGTCTGATCACCCTCTCGCCTCCGTGGCATGTGCAATACCATATTTCTACGGAGATCTTCTTCTGCATGAGAATCAGATCCCCTTTgttcttttgaaaaagttatttgaaaCTTCCAAAATGCCTGATGAGGACTATCCTTTGTCCTTGCTTGCTTTGAGATTCTTTAACAAGGTAATGCGCAGATCCGAAAAAGATCTCGAAGAGATGAGCGAGAAAGTCGTGATCAATGACAGCTTGCATTTGCTGAACTTGGTTCGGTCAAGTTTTATCACCCCCGATCTAGATAAGCCACCGGCGACTGTGAAGAAAACAGAAACAGTACCGGCGATATACTGCATCACGAAGCTCCTCAAAGCAGGCATTAAGATCAAACTGCGTGAGGCGGCCGACAACTTCTTGGCTGTGAAATTCAACGAGGACAACGGAGTGATTGAGATGCCCAAAATAACCGTCGACTACTTCATGCACTCTTTCGTGGTGAACTGTCGGGCATTCGAGCAGTTGGACAACAAAAGCTCCAAGCACATCACAGTTTACGCCTATTTCTTGGACTGCTTAGTAAACACAGCCAAGGACGACGAGTACCTTTACGAACACAACATCATTGACAGTTATGTTGGGAAGAACAGCGAGGTCGTACAATTCATCAACAAGTTGGGGAAGGAGATGGACGTTAAAACCAATCGGTTTTATTTATACGACTTTTTCAGAAAGGTGGACGCTCGTTATAATAAAACGTGGAAAAGCAATTGCGGAGTTCAGCATA TGCATGTCTTCCATGAACAGCTAGAAAGGTGTCCGTATGGGAAGCTAGATCATGCTCAAGTTGTACGCGGTGTGCTTGATTAG